The segment TCCGAGCGGCACTGCTGGGCCGTCCGGGTGAGCCAGAACAGCGCCTCGGGGTCGAGGCGGTCGTCGGAGTCGAGGAAGAAGACGTAGTCGCCGGTGGCGCGGGCCAGCCCGGCGTTGCGCGGCTTGCCGGCGCCGCCGGAGGCCTCCTGGCGGAGCACCGTCAGATGGGGGTGGCGGCGGGCCTGTTCGGCCAGCCACTCGGCGCTGCCGTCGGTGGAGCCGTCGTCGACGGCTATCACCTCGATGTGGCGCCGGTCCAGCGTCTGGGCGAAGACGGAGCCCAGGCTGCGGTCGAGGTAGCGCCGGGTGTTGTGCACCGGCACGATCACGGAGACGGTCGGCGCCGGGGCGCGGGGTCCGGTGGGGACCTCGGCCTCGGAGTCGTCTGGGACGGGCACCGTGCCTCCGTTCTTTCGGCAGTCCCCCGGGCCGCCCGGCGCCCCGGCGGGGCAGAGGGGACTCCTCAGACATATAACGCGGGGTGAACGTTCGCCGATCGTGGCGGCGGACTGCCGGTGGCGCCGGGCCCGCCACTCCCCTAGAGGCGGTCCGGCTCCCGGAGGTTGCGCTTCCGCGCCCCTTTCCGCGCCTACGCGACCACCCGGCATCAATGCCCCAGCGGAGAGAACCGCCCGAAAATTCACCACTTGACGAGATCTGTGAGGAGCGGCACACAAATTTTCGGTGAACGGACAACAACCTTTTCGGGTGAACAGTGGTCAGAAAGCTGACACCACAGGAGGCCCCTTCGGGCCTTTTTCGTGTTCTGTACTCAGCTCGCCACGAGGAGTAGCACCGCATGCCCGAGACAGGCCCCGACGCCGGCCCCCGCTTCAGCATCATCGTGCCCGTGTTCCGCGTGCGGGGCTTCCTGCGCGCGTGCATGGACTCGGTGCTGGGGCAGGATTTCGCGGACTTCGAGCTGCTCGCTGTCGACGACTGCTCCCCCGACGGCAGCGGCGCCATCCTGGACGAGTACGCCGCGCGCGACGACCGTGTCCAGGTCCTGCACCTCCCGGAGAACGCCGGCCTGGGCCCCGCCCGCAACGCCGGCCTGGCGCGGGCCCGCGGCGACTACCTCCTCTTCCTCGACAGCGATGACACCCTCGTGCCCGGCGCGCTCGGCGCCCTCGCCGAACGGCTGGCCGCCACCGCGCACCCCGAGATCCTGATCTTCGACTACGCCCGGACGTACTGGGACGGCACCACCCGCCGCAACACCCTGTCCGCACTGCTCGACGAGTCCGGCGCGCCGTCCTTCCCGCTCACCGAACGGCCCGAGCTCCTCGACCTGCTCCAGATCGTCTGGAACAAGGCCTACCGCCGCGACTTCGTCGAGGAGCACGGCTTCACCTTCCCGCCGGGCTACTACGAGGACGCCCCCTGGACGTTCTGCACGCTGATCACCGCACCGCGGATCGCGGTTCTCGACCGGGTCTGCCTGCACTACCGCCAGCGCCGGCAGGGCGGCAACATCCTGCGCACCACCAGCCGCAAGCACTTCGACGTCTTCGACCAGTACGCCCGGGTCTTCGACCACCTGGACGCACACCCCGAACTGGCGCACTGGCGCGTGCACATGTTCCGCAAGATGGTGGACCACTATCTGACCGTCCTGGACAAGCCCGGCCGGCTGCCGCGCGGCGCCACCGCCGAGTTCTTCCACCGCGCCGCCCGCGACTACCGCCGGCGGCTGCCGGCCGGCTTCGTCCGCCCCTCCGGAGTGGCGGGCGGCAAGTACGCGCTGCTCGCCAAGGACGCCTACCCGGCGCTGGCCGGTCTGAAGGTCGCCGGCAAGGTGCGGCGCACGGTGCGCAAGCACGCCGGCAAGCGGGTCCGGCAGGCCAAGCGCAAGGCCATGGACCTGCGTTACCAGGCGTTGCTGCGGCAGCCGCTGGACGAGAACCTCGCGGTCTACTCCGCGTACTGGAACCGGCTGCCGTCCTGCAACCCGCTGGCGGTCTACGAGAAGGCCAGGGAGCTGGCACCGGACGTGCACGGCGTCTGGGTCGTCAAGAAGCAGCTCGCCGGCACGGTCCCGGCCGGCATCGACCATGTCGTGCTGAACTCCCCGCGCTACTGGGAGGTGGTGGCCCGCGCGAAGTACCTCGTCAACAACGTCAACTTCGCCGACAACGTGGTCAAGCGCGAGGGCCAGATCCACCTCCAGACCCACCACGGCACCCCGCTGAAGTCGATGGGCACCGACCAGAAGCGCTACCCGGCCGCCGCCAAGGGCATGAGCTTCCGCAAGCTGCTGGCCCGCGCCGACCGCTGGGACTTCTCGCTGTCCGCCAACCGGCACACCACCGAGCAGTGGGAACGCGTCTACCCCTGCGACTTCGCCTCGTTGGACGCCGGTTACCCCCGTAACGACGTCTACTACCGGGCCACCGCCCAGGACGTCCTGGACATCCGCGAACGCCTCGGCATCGCCCCCGGCAGGACGGCCGTCCTGTACGCGCCGACGATGCGCGACTACCAGGTCGGCTATGTCCCGCGGCTCGACCTGGAGCGGATCTCCCGCGCCCTGGGCGAGAACTTCGTCCTGCTGGTGCGCACCCACTACTTCTACGACCGGGACCCCGCCCTCCAGAAGCTCCAGGAGCGCGGTGCGCTGATCGACGTGTCCGGTCACCCGGTCGTCGAGGAGCTGTGCCTGGCCGCCGACGCCCTGGTCACCGACTATTCGTCGATCATGTTCGACTACGCCAACCTCGACCGGCCGATCATCAACTACGCCGACGACTGGGACACCTACGTCCGCTCCCGCGGCGTCACCTTCGATCTGCTCTCGGGCCTCCCCGGCGACACCCCCGGCGTGCTCGCCACCACGGAGGACGAGCTGATCGACGCGTTCCGCACCGGCCGCTGGGACGACGGACAGGCCACCGCACTGCGCGCCGCGTTCCGCGCCCGGTTCTGCCCGTGGGACGACGGCCACGCCGCCGAGCGCGTGGTGCGCCGCGTCTTCCTGGGCCAGGCGGCGACCCCCGAGCCGCTGCCCCAGGAGCACCGCACGGTCGCCCCGACCCCGCGCGCCGCGGCCGCGGCAGCCGGCCTGGTCACGCTGCCGGCTCCGCGGAGCGGGGCGCACGATGACGTGCGGATGCCGGGGACTTCGGGCACGTCGGGGGCGCCGGGGACTCCGGGCACGTCGGGGGCGCCGGGCGCTTCGGGGACCTCGGGCACGTCCGGCACCTCGGGGACGTCGGGCGCCTCGGATGTGGAGATGGCGGGCTGATCGGTCGTCCGGCCCGCACACTGCCGCCCCCGGCCGGATTCCGGCGGGGGCGACAGGAACACCCGCGCCACCCCAGACGGAAACACCCGCGCCACCCCAGACGGGAATACCCGCCCCACCCCACCCCGTTGTGGCCTCGCAGGGGGCCCACGCACCCCCTACGGGATCCGTTCGCCTCCGCCCCAGGTGCCGCCCCGCCTCACTCCGTCCCGGGTGCCGCCCGCCTCACTTCGCCCCGAGCGCCGCCACCACCGAGCACGTCAGTGCGTCGAGGTACCCCCTGGGCAGCTCGTCGCGGGCGACCAGGAGCCGCCAGTACAGCGGCCCGGTCAGCAGGTCCAGGGCGAGGCGGGCGTCCACGTCCTGCGGCAGCTCGCCGCGTTCCACGGCCCGGGCCACCACCGCGGCCGCGACGCCCTCCTGGCTGTCGTGCAGCGCCGCCTTCAGCGCCTGCGCCAGTTCGGGGCTGCGGGCCGCCTCCGCCAGCAGGTCCGGGATGATCTGCGAGGCCATCGGGTGCCGCAGCGCCCGCGCCGCGACCTCCAGCAGCATCCGTACGTCACCGGCCAGCGACCCGGTGTCCGGCGTCGGCATGCCCGCCGCGGCCACCGCGGAGACCACGTCCAGGACGAGGTGCAGCTTGGAGCGCCACCGCCGGTAGACGGCGGTCTTGCCGACGCCCGCGCGCCGCGCGATGCCCTCGATCGACATCCGGGCGAAGCCCGCCGCGGCCAGCTCCTCGAAGACCGCGGCACGGATCGCCGCGGTCTTGTCCTCGCGCAATACGGCGGCGCCTGCCGGGGCCCGGCGTGCCGCCGCGGGTTCGCTCCCGCTGCCGTCTTCTGCCATGGGCTGGAGCCTACCGTCACGACGCTACGGTTGCGTTTCGACGCGAGCTCCCTTTAGTGTCGGCGTCGCGACGATACGGACCCGTCCCGTCGTCGCACTCCGTCCGCTTCCCCCGTCACGCAAGCGAAAGCGGCCCCATGCCCCAGACCCTCGCTCCCCCGGCCCCGGCGCCCACCGGGGCGTCCACCCCCGGCGCGGCCCCCGACCCGGAGCTGCGCGCACTGGCCGAGCGCCATGGACTCACGGTGAGCGGCGCCCGCCCCTCACTGCCCGAGTACGTCCGCCGGCTGTGGCAGCGGCGGCACTTCATCAGGTCGTTCGCCGGCGCCAAGCTCACCGCGCAGTACAGCCAGGCGAAGCTGGGCCAGCTGTGGCAGGTGGTGACCCCGCTGCTCAATGCGCTGGTCTACTACTTGATCTTCGGCCTGCTGATCGGCACCAACCGGAACGTGGACGACTACATCCCGTTCCTGGTCACCGGCGTCTTCATCTTCACCTTCACGCAGAGCTCGGTGCTGGCCGGTACGCGGGCGATCTCCGGCAACCTCGGTCTGGTGCGGGCGCTGCACTTCCCGCGGGCCTGTCTGCCGATCTCGTTCTGCCTGATGCAGCTCCAGCAGCTGCTGATGTCGATGGGCGTCCTCATCGCCATCCTGCTGGCGTCCGGCCAGCTGCCGGGCTGGTCGTGGCTGCTGGTCGTGCCGGCGCTGGTGCTCCAGTTCGTGTTCAACACGGGGCTGGCGATGGTGATGGCGCGGCTGGGTTCGAAGACCCCGGACCTGGCGCAGCTGATGCCGTTCATCATGCGGACGTGGATGTATGCCTCCGGCGTCATGTACAGCATGAGCGCGGTCACCGCGGGCAAGCACGTGCCCACCGTCGTCCAGGTCCTGCTGGACCTCAATCCGGCGGCCGTCTACATCGACCTGATGCGGTTCGCGCTGATCGACAGCTTCCACGCGCAGCAGCTGCCGCCGCATGTGTGGGCGCTCGCCGGGGGCTGGGCGCTGGTGATGGGCGCCGTGGGCTTTGTGTACTTCTGGAAGGCTGAGGAGCGGTACGGACGTGGCTGAGCAGAACAACGGCGTCCGCGCCCCCGAGGCGGCCGGGGCCCGCATCCCGACGGTGATCGCGGACGATCTGCACATCGTCTACCGCGTCTACGGCACCGGCGCGGGCAAGGGCACTGCCACCGCCGCCCTCAACCGCATCGTGCGCCGCAAGCCGTCCTCGGGCGTGCGCGAGGTGCACGCGGTCAAGGGCGTCTCCTTCACCGCCTACCGGGGTGAGTCGATCGGGCTGATCGGTTCCAACGGCTCGGGCAAGTCGACGCTGCTCAAGGCAGTCGCCGGTCTGCTGCCCGCCGAGCGCGGCAAGGTCTACACGCACGGCCAGCCCTCGCTGCTGGGCGTCAACGCGGCCCTGATGAACGATCTGACCGGCGAGAAGAACGTCCTCCTCGGCGGGCTGGCGATGGGCATGTCCCGCGAGCAGGTCCGGGACCGCTACGACGGCATCGTCGACTTCTCCGGCATCAACGAGAAGGGCGACTTCATCTCGCTGCCGATGCGCACCTATTCCTCCGGCATGTCGGCCCGGCTGAAGTTCTCCATCGCCGCGGCCAAGGACCACGATGTGCTGATGATCGACGAGGCGCTGGCCACCGGTGACCGCAGCTTCCAGAAGCGCTCCGAGGCCCGCATCCGCGAACTGCGCAAGGAGGCCGGCACGGTCTTCCTCGTCAGCCACAACAACAAGTCCATCCGCAACACCTGCGAACGCGTCCTGTGGCTGGAGCGCGGCGAGCTGATCATGGACGGCCCGACGGACGAGGTCGTCACGGCGTACGAGAAGCAGACAGGCAAGTAGTCCGCACCGGACACGGCAAAGGGGCGCACCCGTGACGGGTGCGCCCCTTTGCCGTACCGGAACCCGGGCCGCACCAGTCGGCCCGGCTCCGTCAGTTGTGCGTGCGCAGCAGCGTACGCATCGTCCGCATGGCCACGGACAGGTTCGCCAGATCGAAGCCTTCCGACCCGTGGATCTCCTCCAGCGTCGCGCGGGCGCGGCTGAGGATCGCCGCGTTGGCCTGCTCCCAGGCCTTGAACCGCTGCTCCGGCGTCGAGGAGCCGTTGCCCACCGACAGCACGTCCGAGGTCAGCGCCGCGTGGGCGGCGAAGAGGTCCTCGCGGATCGAGGCGCGGGCCATCGACTGCCAGCGGTCGTTGCGCGGCAGCTCCAGGATGCGGTCGAGGAGCTGGTTGATCCGCAGCCGGTCACCCAGGTCGTAGTAGACCTCGGCGACATCCAGCGGCTCCTTGTCCAGCCGGTCGGCGACGGCGACGATGTCCAGCGCCGGGAAGACCGAGGAGAAGCCGGACACCTGGACGGCGAGCTGCTCGGGCACGCCCGCGTCGGTCAGCTCCTCCTGGATCGCCTGGAACCATTCCACGTCGCCGCCCTGGAGCAGCTTCGGCAGCTCCGACCACACCTGCGCGACCCGGTCCGCGAAGAAGCTGATGGTCTCGGACAGCTCCAGCGGCTGCGGGCGGTTGTTGAGCAGCCAGCGGGTGCCGCGCTCGACCAGCCGCCGCGAGTGCAGCCGGATCCGGGTCTGGACATCGGCCGCGACGACATTGTCGAGCGCCTCGACGTCGTCCCAGACCTGGTTGAGCCGGAAGATGACGCGGGCCGCGGTGTGTGCCCGGACGACCTCTTCGAGGGAGGCGCCGGTCTCCTCCCGCATGCGGTGCAGGAAGCTCGTACCGCCGGTGTTGACGGTGTCGTTGACCAGCACCGTCGTGACGATCTCGCGGCGCAGCGCATGCCCGTCGACCTGCTCGGGGAACCGGTCGTGCAGCGCCGACGGGAAGTAGGCGTGCAGCAGCCGCTGGAGGTAGGCGTCGTCCGGCAGCCCGGTCTGGATCAGCGCCTCGGAGACCGTGATCTTGGTGTACGCGAGGAGCACCGCGGTCTCGGGCTGGGTCAGCCCGCGGCCGGCGTTCAGCCGCTCACGGATCTGCCGGTCGGTGGGCAGGAACTCCAGCGCCCGGTCGAGATCGCCGTCGCGCACCAGGCGGCGCATGAAGCGCTGCTGGGCGTTGAGCATGCTGGAGGACTGGGCGAGGGCCAGCGCCAGTGCGGTGTTCTGCGCGTAGTTGTTGCGCAGCACCAGCGCGCCGACCTCGTCGGTCATCTCGGCCAGCAGCTTGTTGCGCTGCTTGACCGTCATGTCGCCGTCCCCGACCACGGAGTTGAGCAGGATCTTGATGTTCACCTCGTGGTCGGAGGTGTCCACACCGGCGCTGTTGTCGATCGCATCGGTGTTGATCTTCCCGCCGGCGGTGGCGAACTCGATCCGGCCCAGCTGGGTCAGGCCGAGGTTGCCGCCCTCGCCGACGACCTTGACCCGCAGGTCCTCGCCGTTGACCCGGATGGCGTCGTTGGACTTGTCGCCCACGTCGGTGTTGGACTCCGCCGAGGACTTCACATACGTGCCGATGCCGCCGTTCCACAGCAGGTCGACCGGCGCCTTGAGGATGGCCTGCATCAGATCGGCGGGCGTCATCTTCTTCACCCCGGCCTCGATGCCGAGGGCGGCCCGGACCTGCGCGTTGATCTGGATGGACTTGGCCGAGCGCGGGTGGATGCCGCCGCCCTGTGAGAGCAGCTCGGTGTTGTAGTCCGCCCAGGACGAGCGGGGCAGCTCGAAGAGCCGGCGGCGCTCGGCGTAGGAGGTC is part of the Streptomyces platensis genome and harbors:
- a CDS encoding bifunctional glycosyltransferase/CDP-glycerol:glycerophosphate glycerophosphotransferase → MPETGPDAGPRFSIIVPVFRVRGFLRACMDSVLGQDFADFELLAVDDCSPDGSGAILDEYAARDDRVQVLHLPENAGLGPARNAGLARARGDYLLFLDSDDTLVPGALGALAERLAATAHPEILIFDYARTYWDGTTRRNTLSALLDESGAPSFPLTERPELLDLLQIVWNKAYRRDFVEEHGFTFPPGYYEDAPWTFCTLITAPRIAVLDRVCLHYRQRRQGGNILRTTSRKHFDVFDQYARVFDHLDAHPELAHWRVHMFRKMVDHYLTVLDKPGRLPRGATAEFFHRAARDYRRRLPAGFVRPSGVAGGKYALLAKDAYPALAGLKVAGKVRRTVRKHAGKRVRQAKRKAMDLRYQALLRQPLDENLAVYSAYWNRLPSCNPLAVYEKARELAPDVHGVWVVKKQLAGTVPAGIDHVVLNSPRYWEVVARAKYLVNNVNFADNVVKREGQIHLQTHHGTPLKSMGTDQKRYPAAAKGMSFRKLLARADRWDFSLSANRHTTEQWERVYPCDFASLDAGYPRNDVYYRATAQDVLDIRERLGIAPGRTAVLYAPTMRDYQVGYVPRLDLERISRALGENFVLLVRTHYFYDRDPALQKLQERGALIDVSGHPVVEELCLAADALVTDYSSIMFDYANLDRPIINYADDWDTYVRSRGVTFDLLSGLPGDTPGVLATTEDELIDAFRTGRWDDGQATALRAAFRARFCPWDDGHAAERVVRRVFLGQAATPEPLPQEHRTVAPTPRAAAAAAGLVTLPAPRSGAHDDVRMPGTSGTSGAPGTPGTSGAPGASGTSGTSGTSGTSGASDVEMAG
- a CDS encoding TetR/AcrR family transcriptional regulator; the encoded protein is MAEDGSGSEPAAARRAPAGAAVLREDKTAAIRAAVFEELAAAGFARMSIEGIARRAGVGKTAVYRRWRSKLHLVLDVVSAVAAAGMPTPDTGSLAGDVRMLLEVAARALRHPMASQIIPDLLAEAARSPELAQALKAALHDSQEGVAAAVVARAVERGELPQDVDARLALDLLTGPLYWRLLVARDELPRGYLDALTCSVVAALGAK
- a CDS encoding ABC transporter permease is translated as MPQTLAPPAPAPTGASTPGAAPDPELRALAERHGLTVSGARPSLPEYVRRLWQRRHFIRSFAGAKLTAQYSQAKLGQLWQVVTPLLNALVYYLIFGLLIGTNRNVDDYIPFLVTGVFIFTFTQSSVLAGTRAISGNLGLVRALHFPRACLPISFCLMQLQQLLMSMGVLIAILLASGQLPGWSWLLVVPALVLQFVFNTGLAMVMARLGSKTPDLAQLMPFIMRTWMYASGVMYSMSAVTAGKHVPTVVQVLLDLNPAAVYIDLMRFALIDSFHAQQLPPHVWALAGGWALVMGAVGFVYFWKAEERYGRG
- a CDS encoding ABC transporter ATP-binding protein; its protein translation is MAEQNNGVRAPEAAGARIPTVIADDLHIVYRVYGTGAGKGTATAALNRIVRRKPSSGVREVHAVKGVSFTAYRGESIGLIGSNGSGKSTLLKAVAGLLPAERGKVYTHGQPSLLGVNAALMNDLTGEKNVLLGGLAMGMSREQVRDRYDGIVDFSGINEKGDFISLPMRTYSSGMSARLKFSIAAAKDHDVLMIDEALATGDRSFQKRSEARIRELRKEAGTVFLVSHNNKSIRNTCERVLWLERGELIMDGPTDEVVTAYEKQTGK